The Paraburkholderia fungorum genome window below encodes:
- the urtC gene encoding urea ABC transporter permease subunit UrtC yields the protein MEPIQPVAGSVSPRSGPGAPGGWRALAMRLDASGYVGIAILAVLIVVVFPLALDTFRLNLMGKYLTYAFVALGLVIAWGYGGVLSLGQGVFFGLGGYAMAMFLKLEASDPVATHTQTTPGIPDFMDWNQITALPTWWRPFHYLPFSILAVLVVPTALAFVIGYAMFKRRVGGVYFAIITQAVALILSVLIIGQQGYTGGVNGITDLRTLLGWDIRTDHAKLVLYFVNAVLLIGALLACRWVQRSKLGTLLLAMRDKEDRVRFSGYDVAMFKVVAFCLAGMLAAVGGAMFTLQVGFMSPSFVGIVPSIEMVIYAAIGGRMSLVGAVYGAILVNLGKSWFSESLPNLWLYLMAAMFIGVVMAFPNGLAGLYEEHARPRIRRWLGAANKGA from the coding sequence ATGGAACCCATCCAACCCGTAGCGGGGAGTGTTTCCCCGCGATCCGGTCCCGGCGCGCCGGGAGGCTGGCGCGCGCTAGCGATGCGGCTCGACGCGTCGGGTTACGTGGGCATCGCGATACTCGCGGTGCTGATCGTGGTCGTATTTCCACTCGCGCTGGATACGTTTCGCCTGAACCTGATGGGCAAGTACCTGACCTACGCTTTCGTGGCACTAGGTCTCGTGATCGCGTGGGGATACGGCGGCGTGCTCAGCCTCGGACAAGGTGTGTTTTTCGGCCTTGGAGGTTACGCGATGGCGATGTTCCTCAAGCTCGAAGCGTCCGATCCGGTTGCCACGCATACGCAGACCACGCCCGGCATTCCCGATTTCATGGACTGGAATCAGATCACCGCGTTGCCGACATGGTGGAGACCGTTTCACTACCTGCCGTTTTCGATCCTTGCGGTGCTCGTCGTACCGACGGCTCTCGCGTTCGTCATCGGCTATGCGATGTTCAAGCGGCGCGTGGGCGGTGTGTATTTCGCGATCATCACACAGGCGGTCGCGCTGATTCTCTCGGTGCTGATCATCGGCCAGCAAGGTTATACGGGCGGCGTGAACGGCATTACCGATCTGCGTACGCTGCTCGGCTGGGACATCCGCACCGATCACGCGAAACTGGTTCTTTACTTCGTCAACGCGGTGCTGCTGATCGGCGCGCTGCTCGCCTGTCGCTGGGTCCAGCGCAGCAAGCTCGGCACGCTGCTGCTCGCGATGCGCGACAAGGAGGACCGCGTGCGCTTCTCCGGCTACGACGTCGCGATGTTCAAGGTGGTCGCGTTCTGTCTCGCGGGGATGCTGGCGGCTGTCGGCGGCGCGATGTTCACGTTGCAGGTGGGTTTCATGTCGCCGTCGTTCGTCGGCATCGTGCCGTCGATCGAGATGGTGATCTATGCGGCGATCGGCGGGCGTATGTCGCTGGTCGGTGCGGTGTACGGCGCGATTCTCGTCAACCTCGGCAAAAGCTGGTTCTCGGAGAGCCTGCCGAATCTTTGGCTCTACCTGATGGCAGCGATGTTCATCGGTGTCGTGATGGCGTTCCCGAACGGGCTCGCGGGTCTCTACGAAGAACATGCCCGGCCGCGTATCCGGCGCTGGCTCGGCGCAGCGAACAAGGGAGCATGA
- the urtA gene encoding urea ABC transporter substrate-binding protein, which yields MSADDRIEDDARTPSPLRRKLIGGLAAAPLMALGLPRTSFAQTPPTAKVNTTGLAVTDTSVTVGQLHSATGTMAISETGSIQAERLAIEQINAMGGVLGRKIQIIQEDGASDWPTFAEKSKKLLENDHVAAVFGCWTSASRKAVLPVFEKDNGLLYYPTFYEGLEQSKNVFYTGQEATQQILWALDWASNTKKAKTFFLIGSDYIWPRTSNKIARRHIEQHLHAKVVGEEYYPLGTTEFASLMNKIKLARPDCIFASVVGGSNVAFYKQLKAAGITPQKQFLLTLSVTEDEVLGIGGDNFAGFYSSMKYFESLDNENNKKFVAAFKARYGQKSVIGDVTQAAYLGPWIWKAACERAGSFDVDKVVASSAGIDVANAPQGYAKVDANHHLWSRSLIGQGQADGQFKVVAQSDQPIQPNPFPKGYM from the coding sequence ATGTCCGCAGACGATCGAATCGAAGATGACGCACGCACACCGTCGCCGTTGCGCCGGAAACTGATTGGCGGCCTGGCCGCTGCGCCGTTGATGGCGCTGGGCTTGCCGCGCACTTCGTTCGCGCAAACGCCGCCTACCGCCAAGGTCAACACCACCGGACTCGCGGTGACGGATACCAGCGTGACGGTCGGCCAGTTGCATTCGGCGACCGGCACGATGGCGATTTCCGAAACCGGTTCGATCCAGGCCGAACGCCTCGCGATCGAGCAGATCAACGCGATGGGCGGCGTGCTCGGGCGCAAGATCCAGATCATTCAGGAAGACGGCGCGTCCGACTGGCCGACCTTCGCGGAGAAGTCGAAGAAGCTGCTGGAGAACGACCATGTCGCGGCCGTGTTCGGCTGCTGGACCTCGGCCTCGCGCAAGGCCGTGCTGCCGGTGTTCGAAAAGGACAACGGGCTGCTCTATTACCCGACCTTCTACGAAGGCCTCGAACAGTCGAAGAACGTGTTCTACACCGGCCAGGAAGCGACCCAGCAGATTCTCTGGGCGCTCGACTGGGCGTCGAACACGAAGAAAGCCAAGACGTTTTTCCTGATCGGCTCGGACTACATCTGGCCGCGTACGTCGAACAAGATCGCGCGCCGTCATATCGAGCAGCATCTGCACGCGAAGGTCGTCGGCGAGGAGTATTACCCGCTCGGCACGACCGAGTTCGCATCGCTGATGAACAAGATCAAGCTCGCGCGTCCTGACTGCATTTTCGCAAGCGTGGTGGGCGGCTCGAACGTCGCGTTCTACAAGCAGCTCAAGGCAGCCGGCATCACGCCGCAGAAGCAGTTCCTGCTGACACTGTCGGTCACCGAGGACGAAGTGCTCGGCATCGGCGGCGACAACTTCGCGGGCTTCTATTCGTCGATGAAGTACTTCGAGTCGCTCGATAACGAGAACAACAAGAAGTTCGTCGCCGCATTCAAGGCGCGCTACGGCCAGAAGTCGGTGATCGGCGACGTGACTCAGGCCGCGTATCTGGGCCCGTGGATCTGGAAGGCCGCCTGCGAGCGCGCCGGCAGCTTCGACGTGGACAAGGTGGTGGCATCGTCGGCGGGCATCGATGTCGCCAATGCGCCGCAGGGCTATGCGAAGGTCGATGCGAATCACCACCTGTGGAGCCGCTCGCTGATCGGGCAGGGTCAGGCGGACGGTCAGTTCAAGGTCGTCGCGCAGTCCGACCAGCCGATCCAGCCGAATCCGTTCCCGAAGGGCTACATGTAA
- a CDS encoding hybrid sensor histidine kinase/response regulator, translating to MPQSHPSVGTPSTQRIVKVRRDYNAWVGDETLEDYALRFTPRSFRRWSELRVANTAIGAVSFLVLEAIGGSLVVNYGFTNAVWAIAVVSVLIWLTSLPISYYAARHGVDMDLLTRGAGFGYIGSTLTSLLYAVFTFIFFALEAAIMSLALQLYFHISLAIAYVLSSLVVIPIVMFGITLINRLQSWTQPLWLILFALPYAAVLWRHPGLVHEWTTFAGFAPQGRAFSVIAFGQASTVVFALIVQVGEQVDYLRFLPPLTAKNHKRWWLALLSAGPGWIVPGALKMLGGAFLAFVAIQYEVSPTEATQPTQMYLVAYHLLLDPFGLASWALPAMTLFVIVSQLKINVTNAYAGSLAWSNFFARLTHSHPGRVVWLVFNVMIALLLVEMGVFEAIGKVLSLYANIAIAWIGALFADLVINKPLGFSPRHIEFKRAHLYDVNPVGVGAMLIAAAAAMLAQSGMFGLLAQAMSSFIAFGMAVACAPVLAMLTRGRYYIARAAQPTGDATSLRCAICENAFEPEDTAFCPAYGGTICSLCCSLDSRCHDRCKPHARFSSQADRALHRVFPRARLGPAALRLMHYASLMGAMLAVLASVLYLIWSQSVTSLAADGSSIDSAIGHSFLKIFFALSLVGCIAAWWFVLERESRRVTQEESQRQNELLMQEIDAHQKTDAALKRATAAAESANQAKSRYVSGLSHELRTPLNSILGYAQLLLQAKEEFSPARYSAVRTIHRSGEHLLALVDGLLDVARIEAGKLELNIARVSLADFVAHVTSMLRPQALEKALAFDVQTVGRLPATVRTDQKCMGQILTNLIGNAIRFTSTGTVTLRVSHVLDTLKFEVVDTGPGIPPAEMERLFLPFERGEAAVAHDHGAGLGLTICRLLTQALGGSLEVDSEVGRGTRFIVRLFAPAVNSAADARTELAAIRGYTGPQRAILVVDDLADQRGIVVQLLTPLGFDVAEAESGPDALRWLATHTVDAIIMDISMPLMDGYEASRLIRENQLSSAPIVLLSANAFADDRERASATGCAGYLVKPLQINLLLDKLAQLLVLDWIASEPSAPARAAPPVRHASLDVEWPKALLERLRAHLDVGYLQGVIEQLDSARATWPALQEQIDVLRVLAERFQLRELEHELDRLSRAAGV from the coding sequence ATGCCCCAGAGTCACCCGTCAGTGGGCACGCCCAGTACCCAGCGCATCGTCAAGGTGCGGCGTGACTACAACGCGTGGGTCGGCGACGAAACGCTCGAGGACTACGCGTTGCGCTTCACGCCGCGTTCGTTTCGACGCTGGTCGGAACTGCGCGTGGCCAACACGGCAATCGGCGCGGTGTCTTTTCTGGTGCTCGAAGCAATCGGCGGCAGTCTTGTCGTCAACTACGGCTTCACGAATGCGGTCTGGGCGATCGCGGTCGTGTCGGTGCTCATCTGGCTCACCAGTCTGCCGATCAGCTATTACGCCGCGCGCCACGGCGTGGACATGGATCTGCTCACGCGCGGCGCGGGCTTCGGCTATATCGGCTCGACGCTCACGTCGCTGCTCTACGCGGTCTTCACGTTTATTTTCTTTGCGCTCGAAGCGGCCATCATGTCGCTCGCGCTGCAACTCTATTTCCATATCTCGCTAGCGATCGCCTATGTACTGAGTTCGCTAGTCGTAATTCCGATCGTGATGTTCGGCATCACGCTGATCAACCGGCTGCAAAGCTGGACCCAGCCGCTGTGGCTGATATTGTTCGCGCTGCCGTATGCGGCGGTGCTGTGGCGTCACCCCGGTCTGGTGCACGAATGGACGACCTTCGCCGGTTTCGCTCCGCAAGGCCGCGCGTTCAGCGTGATCGCGTTCGGGCAGGCCTCGACCGTGGTGTTTGCGTTGATCGTGCAGGTCGGCGAGCAGGTGGATTACCTTCGCTTCCTGCCGCCGCTGACTGCAAAGAATCACAAGCGCTGGTGGCTTGCGCTGCTGTCGGCGGGACCCGGCTGGATCGTGCCCGGCGCGCTCAAGATGTTGGGCGGAGCATTCCTCGCTTTCGTCGCGATCCAGTACGAAGTCAGTCCGACGGAAGCCACGCAGCCCACGCAGATGTACCTCGTCGCCTATCACCTGCTGCTCGATCCGTTTGGGCTCGCGAGCTGGGCGCTGCCCGCGATGACGCTGTTCGTGATCGTTTCGCAGTTGAAGATCAACGTGACGAATGCGTATGCGGGCTCGCTCGCGTGGTCGAATTTTTTTGCGCGTCTGACGCACAGTCATCCGGGTCGCGTAGTGTGGCTCGTGTTCAATGTGATGATCGCGCTGCTGCTCGTGGAAATGGGCGTATTCGAGGCGATCGGCAAGGTGCTGTCGCTCTATGCAAACATCGCCATCGCATGGATCGGCGCTCTGTTCGCCGATCTCGTCATCAACAAGCCGCTGGGGTTTAGCCCGCGCCATATCGAATTCAAACGCGCGCACCTGTACGACGTGAATCCTGTCGGCGTCGGTGCGATGCTGATCGCCGCCGCCGCCGCGATGCTCGCCCAGAGCGGCATGTTCGGCCTGCTGGCGCAAGCCATGTCGTCGTTCATCGCGTTCGGCATGGCGGTGGCCTGTGCACCCGTGCTCGCGATGCTCACGCGCGGGCGCTACTACATCGCGCGCGCCGCGCAGCCCACGGGCGACGCCACCTCGCTTCGCTGCGCGATCTGCGAGAACGCGTTCGAACCCGAAGACACCGCCTTCTGCCCCGCCTACGGCGGCACGATCTGCTCGTTGTGCTGTTCGCTCGACTCACGTTGCCACGATCGCTGCAAGCCGCATGCACGCTTCTCCTCGCAAGCCGATCGTGCGCTGCATCGCGTGTTTCCGCGCGCACGGCTCGGCCCCGCCGCGCTGCGTCTCATGCACTATGCGAGCCTCATGGGCGCGATGCTCGCCGTGCTCGCGAGCGTGCTTTATCTGATCTGGTCACAGAGCGTGACCTCGCTCGCCGCCGACGGATCGTCGATCGACAGCGCGATTGGCCACAGCTTTCTGAAGATATTTTTCGCGCTGTCTCTGGTCGGCTGCATAGCAGCGTGGTGGTTCGTGCTGGAGCGCGAAAGCCGCCGCGTCACGCAGGAAGAATCGCAACGGCAAAACGAATTGCTGATGCAGGAAATCGACGCGCATCAGAAAACCGACGCCGCGCTCAAACGCGCGACGGCTGCCGCCGAATCGGCGAATCAGGCAAAAAGTCGCTATGTGTCCGGTTTGAGCCATGAGTTGCGCACGCCGCTGAACAGCATTCTCGGCTACGCGCAGTTGCTATTGCAGGCGAAAGAAGAGTTTTCGCCTGCACGCTACAGCGCCGTGCGAACGATTCACCGCAGCGGCGAACATCTGCTTGCGCTCGTCGATGGACTGCTCGATGTCGCGCGAATCGAGGCGGGCAAGCTGGAACTGAACATTGCGCGCGTGTCACTCGCGGATTTCGTCGCACACGTCACCTCGATGCTGCGCCCGCAGGCGCTCGAAAAAGCGCTCGCTTTCGATGTGCAGACCGTAGGCCGCCTGCCCGCCACCGTGCGTACCGACCAGAAATGCATGGGGCAGATTCTGACCAATCTGATCGGCAATGCGATTCGCTTCACGTCCACAGGAACTGTGACGCTGCGCGTGAGCCACGTGCTCGACACCTTGAAGTTCGAAGTCGTCGACACCGGCCCCGGCATCCCTCCCGCCGAAATGGAACGCCTGTTCCTGCCGTTCGAGCGAGGCGAAGCGGCCGTTGCGCACGATCACGGCGCAGGACTGGGATTGACGATCTGCCGACTTCTCACGCAGGCGCTCGGCGGCAGTCTCGAAGTGGATAGCGAGGTCGGGCGCGGCACGCGCTTCATCGTGCGGCTGTTCGCGCCGGCGGTGAACAGCGCGGCCGATGCGCGCACTGAACTCGCGGCGATCCGCGGCTATACGGGGCCGCAACGCGCGATTCTGGTGGTCGACGATCTAGCGGACCAGCGCGGCATCGTCGTGCAACTGCTGACGCCGCTCGGCTTCGATGTCGCCGAGGCGGAGAGCGGCCCCGACGCGCTGCGCTGGCTGGCCACACACACCGTCGACGCGATCATTATGGACATCTCCATGCCGCTGATGGACGGCTACGAGGCCAGCCGGCTGATTCGCGAAAACCAGTTGTCGAGCGCCCCGATCGTCCTGCTTTCGGCTAACGCTTTTGCCGACGATCGGGAGCGTGCGAGCGCGACCGGCTGCGCGGGATATCTCGTGAAGCCGCTCCAGATCAACCTGTTGCTCGACAAGCTCGCGCAGTTGCTGGTGCTCGACTGGATTGCATCCGAGCCGTCCGCACCCGCACGCGCTGCGCCGCCCGTCAGGCACGCATCACTGGACGTCGAGTGGCCGAAAGCGCTGCTCGAACGGCTGCGCGCGCATCTCGACGTCGGCTACCTGCAAGGGGTGATCGAACAACTCGACTCGGCGCGTGCAACATGGCCCGCGCTACAGGAGCAGATCGACGTGTTGCGCGTTCTGGCAGAACGCTTTCAGCTAAGGGAGCTTGAGCATGAACTCGACCGACTGTCTCGCGCCGCGGGCGTCTGA
- the urtD gene encoding urea ABC transporter ATP-binding protein UrtD, with protein MSNTDFLLAVEDLSVSFDGFKAIDSLNLYLERGELRVVIGPNGAGKTTLLDLICGKTKETAGSIKFRNEEITNLAEFRRVRKGIGRKFQTPSIYENLSVAQNLEVSFPRGRSVFGALAYRQDAEVADRVRAVADEIGLAASLDLEAGLLSHGQKQWLEIGMLLMQDPELLMLDEPIAGMSVREREVTAELLDRICRNRSMIVIEHDMAFVERIAHKVTVMHQGKILAEGPMAQVQSDPRVIDVYLGH; from the coding sequence ATGAGCAACACTGACTTTCTGCTCGCGGTCGAAGACCTGAGTGTGTCGTTCGACGGCTTCAAGGCGATTGATTCGCTGAATCTCTATCTGGAGCGCGGTGAATTGCGCGTCGTGATCGGGCCGAACGGCGCGGGCAAGACGACGCTGCTCGATCTGATTTGCGGCAAGACGAAGGAAACCGCCGGCAGCATCAAGTTTCGCAACGAGGAAATCACCAATCTCGCCGAGTTCCGTCGTGTGCGCAAAGGCATCGGCCGCAAATTCCAGACGCCGTCGATCTACGAAAACCTGAGCGTCGCGCAAAACCTCGAAGTGTCGTTTCCGCGCGGCCGCAGCGTGTTCGGCGCGCTCGCCTATCGCCAGGATGCCGAGGTGGCCGACCGGGTGCGTGCGGTCGCCGACGAGATCGGTCTTGCCGCTTCACTCGATCTCGAAGCCGGGCTGCTGTCGCACGGTCAGAAACAGTGGCTCGAAATCGGCATGTTGCTGATGCAGGACCCCGAACTTCTGATGCTGGACGAACCGATTGCGGGCATGAGCGTGCGCGAGCGCGAAGTCACCGCGGAACTGCTCGATCGCATCTGCCGCAATCGCTCGATGATCGTGATCGAACACGACATGGCCTTCGTCGAGCGGATCGCACACAAGGTCACGGTCATGCATCAGGGCAAGATCCTCGCGGAAGGGCCGATGGCGCAGGTGCAGTCCGACCCGCGCGTGATCGACGTCTATCTCGGCCACTGA
- the urtB gene encoding urea ABC transporter permease subunit UrtB, with protein MSATDIFNITLMQGFAGLSLFSVLLLMGLGLAVIFGQMGVINMAHGEFMTIGAYTVYMFSWFAQNVWHAITPVYFFFAIIAAFGLAFAAGWLAEWALIRHLYRRPLDTLLATWGLSLGMQQVFRSTFGPKEVSPALPDWLMGSWEPAPGLDIPVSGMFVMGLALVMTGGLLLALYRSRWGLRVRATVANRPMANAAGINTRRTDRMTFAIGCGIAGVAGAAFTAIGSTGPTSGSLYIVDSFLVVTFGGAASLLGTVASAFGIAQMQSISEFFLSGSIARVLTLLTVVVILMLRPQGLFASKVRRV; from the coding sequence ATGTCCGCTACCGATATTTTCAACATCACGCTGATGCAGGGCTTTGCCGGCCTGAGCCTGTTCAGCGTTCTGCTCCTGATGGGGCTGGGACTCGCCGTGATCTTCGGCCAGATGGGCGTGATCAACATGGCACACGGTGAATTCATGACGATCGGTGCTTATACCGTCTACATGTTTTCGTGGTTTGCGCAGAACGTCTGGCACGCGATTACGCCGGTGTACTTCTTCTTCGCGATCATCGCGGCGTTCGGTCTCGCGTTCGCGGCGGGCTGGCTCGCCGAGTGGGCATTGATCCGTCATTTATACCGGCGTCCTCTCGACACGCTGCTCGCGACCTGGGGGCTGAGTCTCGGCATGCAGCAGGTGTTTCGCTCGACGTTCGGGCCGAAGGAAGTAAGCCCGGCGCTGCCCGACTGGCTGATGGGTTCGTGGGAGCCTGCGCCGGGTCTCGATATTCCAGTTAGCGGCATGTTCGTGATGGGACTTGCGCTGGTCATGACAGGCGGCTTGCTGCTCGCGCTCTACCGCTCGCGCTGGGGCCTGCGCGTGCGTGCCACGGTCGCCAACCGGCCGATGGCGAACGCGGCCGGCATCAACACACGGCGCACCGACAGGATGACCTTCGCGATCGGCTGCGGCATCGCGGGGGTGGCGGGCGCGGCGTTCACGGCGATCGGCTCGACCGGTCCCACCAGCGGCTCGCTTTATATCGTCGATTCGTTTCTGGTCGTCACCTTCGGCGGCGCGGCGAGCCTGCTCGGCACCGTGGCCTCGGCGTTCGGCATCGCGCAGATGCAGTCGATCAGCGAGTTTTTCCTGTCCGGTTCGATTGCGCGCGTTCTGACGCTGCTGACGGTCGTCGTGATCCTGATGCTGCGTCCGCAGGGACTCTTTGCGTCGAAAGTCCGGCGCGTGTGA
- the urtE gene encoding urea ABC transporter ATP-binding subunit UrtE, translated as MLEVDDLVVSYGQSEVLHGIGFSVANGESVAVMGRNGMGKTTLFKALIGMLPANRGTVRVGGADVSKDESYRRVAKGIGYVPQGRQIFASLTVEENIQTGLENAATTLVPDDLYALFPVLFDMRRRKGGNLSGGQQQQLAIARALATDPKVLLLDEPTEGIQPSVIKDIAKALNEIRTSRNIAIVVSEQVLSFALDVADRLFVIEGGRFVHQSTRDAGDTDRIREYLSV; from the coding sequence ATGCTGGAAGTCGACGACCTCGTGGTCAGCTACGGCCAGAGCGAAGTGCTGCACGGCATCGGATTTTCCGTGGCGAACGGCGAAAGCGTCGCGGTGATGGGCCGCAACGGCATGGGCAAGACGACGCTTTTCAAGGCGCTGATCGGCATGCTGCCTGCCAATCGCGGCACGGTGCGCGTGGGCGGCGCCGACGTATCGAAAGACGAAAGCTACCGGCGCGTCGCGAAAGGCATCGGCTATGTACCGCAAGGCCGGCAGATCTTCGCGTCGTTGACCGTGGAGGAAAACATCCAGACAGGTCTCGAAAACGCCGCGACGACACTCGTTCCCGACGATCTCTACGCGCTCTTTCCCGTGCTGTTCGACATGCGTCGGCGCAAGGGCGGCAACCTGTCGGGCGGTCAGCAACAGCAGCTTGCGATTGCCCGCGCGCTCGCCACCGACCCGAAAGTGCTGTTGCTCGACGAGCCCACGGAGGGCATTCAGCCATCCGTCATCAAGGACATCGCGAAGGCGCTCAACGAGATTCGCACGAGCCGCAACATCGCGATCGTGGTGTCCGAGCAGGTGTTGAGTTTTGCACTCGACGTCGCCGACCGGCTCTTCGTGATCGAAGGCGGCCGCTTCGTGCATCAAAGCACACGCGATGCGGGCGACACCGACCGCATCCGCGAATACCTCTCCGTATGA